Proteins encoded in a region of the Burkholderia ubonensis subsp. mesacidophila genome:
- a CDS encoding paraquat-inducible protein A: MTTPTAAREGLASCHTCGLVQPLGHAHAHCARCGGALHFRTPNSIARTWALLIAAAILYIPANLLPIMRTASLVGSQEDTIMSGVVLFWVSGDWPLAVVVFVASILVPMLKLGVLLILVISAQRRSSWRPMQRTRLFRIVERIGRWSMLDIFVVTLTVALVHFRSLATITAGPGALAFGSVVILTMLASMQFDPRLIWDPVETSGKHHE, from the coding sequence ATGACCACGCCGACCGCCGCCCGCGAGGGCCTCGCCAGCTGCCACACGTGCGGGCTCGTGCAGCCGCTCGGCCACGCGCATGCGCATTGCGCACGCTGCGGCGGCGCGCTCCACTTCCGCACGCCGAACAGCATCGCGCGCACCTGGGCGCTGCTGATCGCCGCCGCGATCCTCTACATACCGGCAAACCTGCTGCCGATCATGCGCACCGCGTCGCTCGTCGGCTCGCAGGAGGACACGATCATGAGCGGCGTGGTCCTGTTCTGGGTATCGGGCGACTGGCCGCTCGCCGTCGTCGTGTTCGTCGCCAGCATCCTCGTGCCGATGCTCAAGCTCGGCGTGCTGCTGATCCTCGTGATCAGCGCGCAGCGCCGCTCGTCGTGGCGGCCGATGCAGCGCACGCGCCTGTTCCGGATCGTCGAGCGCATCGGCCGCTGGTCGATGCTCGACATCTTCGTCGTGACGCTCACCGTCGCGCTCGTCCACTTCCGATCGCTCGCCACCATCACGGCCGGCCCCGGCGCGCTTGCGTTCGGCTCGGTCGTGATCCTCACGATGCTCGCGTCGATGCAGTTCGATCCCCGCCTGATCTGGGATCCTGTCGAAACCTCAGGGAAACACCATGAATAG
- a CDS encoding paraquat-inducible protein A — MQRNDLIACHECDALLHKPRLGGRDVAHCPRCNAVLYRSSSAQLERICALALAGLITFVIAQAFPILEMDVNGNRVQTTLLGAIESLWRQDMALVAVMVFCSTVLFPLVEMAALLYLLFPMQRGHVPPGFNVVLRAIQLVRPWGMIEVFMLGIVVTIVKMVTLARVVPEAALFAFAALTLMIAVVLMFDPQMLWDIADDLRAGRAPSRDRSDAASSEARR, encoded by the coding sequence ATGCAACGAAACGACCTGATTGCCTGTCACGAGTGCGACGCACTGTTGCACAAACCGCGTCTTGGCGGCCGCGACGTCGCGCATTGCCCGCGCTGCAACGCGGTGCTCTACCGCAGCAGCTCGGCCCAGCTCGAGCGGATCTGCGCGCTCGCGCTCGCAGGGCTGATCACGTTCGTGATCGCGCAGGCATTCCCGATCCTCGAGATGGACGTGAACGGCAACCGCGTGCAGACGACGCTGCTCGGCGCGATCGAATCGCTGTGGCGCCAGGACATGGCGCTCGTCGCCGTGATGGTGTTCTGCTCGACCGTGCTGTTTCCGCTCGTCGAGATGGCCGCGTTGCTGTACCTGCTGTTCCCGATGCAGCGCGGGCACGTGCCGCCCGGGTTCAACGTCGTGCTGCGCGCGATCCAGCTGGTGCGCCCGTGGGGGATGATCGAGGTGTTCATGCTCGGCATCGTCGTGACCATCGTCAAGATGGTCACGCTCGCGCGCGTCGTGCCGGAAGCCGCGCTGTTCGCGTTCGCCGCGCTGACGCTGATGATCGCCGTCGTGCTGATGTTCGATCCGCAGATGCTGTGGGACATCGCCGACGACCTGCGCGCCGGGCGCGCGCCGTCGCGCGACCGCAGCGACGCAGCATCGTCGGAGGCGCGCCGATGA
- a CDS encoding cytochrome b, with protein sequence MASNSLPAAPARYTSTAIALHWLIALLIVCGFALGWVMTDIPGFTPTKLKYFSWHKWIGVTVFALAAVRVLWRATHMPPPSPAGMPALQRIAAHGVHMLLYVLMIVIPVTGYLYSSASNIPVVYLGIVPLPRLIDPDPALKETFKTLHVSLNYILLALVALHVLAVVKHQLLDRDGVLSRMLPFAK encoded by the coding sequence ATGGCATCGAATTCGCTGCCGGCCGCGCCGGCCCGCTATACGAGTACTGCGATCGCGCTGCACTGGCTGATCGCACTGCTGATCGTCTGCGGCTTCGCGCTCGGCTGGGTGATGACCGACATCCCCGGCTTCACGCCGACGAAGCTCAAGTATTTCTCGTGGCACAAGTGGATCGGCGTGACCGTGTTCGCACTCGCCGCCGTGCGCGTGCTGTGGCGCGCGACCCACATGCCGCCGCCGTCGCCCGCGGGCATGCCCGCGCTCCAGCGCATCGCCGCGCACGGCGTGCACATGCTGCTGTACGTGCTGATGATCGTGATCCCGGTGACGGGCTACCTGTACAGCTCCGCGTCGAACATCCCGGTCGTGTATCTCGGCATCGTGCCGCTGCCGCGCCTGATCGATCCCGATCCGGCGCTGAAGGAAACCTTCAAGACGCTCCACGTGTCTTTGAATTACATTTTGCTTGCGCTCGTCGCGTTGCACGTGCTCGCGGTGGTCAAGCATCAGTTGTTGGACCGTGACGGCGTGCTGTCGCGGATGCTCCCCTTTGCCAAATGA
- a CDS encoding YceI family protein, which translates to MKVSFSRSVLAAIAAASFAASGAAHADVDLAKSKVSAVSKQMNVPTEGVFKKFSAQIKFDPAKAAQGSAQVAIDIASYDLGDKMYNDQVAGKDWFDAKAYPQATFQSTAIAPAGGNKYNVTGKLTIKGKTETLTVPVTVTQSGATQAFDGVLPIKRSAFNVGTGEWKDTSIVADEVQIKFHIVSAK; encoded by the coding sequence ATGAAAGTATCGTTCTCCCGCTCCGTGCTGGCCGCGATCGCCGCGGCGTCGTTCGCCGCATCGGGCGCCGCGCATGCCGACGTCGACCTGGCGAAAAGCAAGGTGTCCGCCGTGTCGAAGCAGATGAACGTGCCGACCGAAGGCGTGTTCAAGAAATTCAGCGCGCAGATCAAGTTCGATCCCGCGAAGGCCGCGCAGGGCAGCGCGCAAGTGGCGATCGACATCGCGAGCTACGATCTCGGCGACAAGATGTACAACGACCAGGTCGCCGGCAAGGACTGGTTCGACGCGAAGGCGTACCCGCAGGCGACCTTCCAGTCGACCGCGATCGCGCCCGCCGGCGGCAACAAGTACAACGTGACCGGCAAGCTGACGATCAAGGGCAAGACCGAGACGCTGACCGTGCCGGTCACCGTCACGCAGAGCGGTGCGACGCAGGCCTTCGACGGCGTGCTGCCGATCAAGCGCTCGGCGTTCAACGTCGGCACCGGCGAATGGAAGGACACGTCGATCGTCGCCGACGAAGTGCAGATCAAGTTTCACATCGTTTCCGCGAAGTAA
- a CDS encoding YceI family protein — translation MSKHLMIAAGALAAALSFPAFADVSTYQFDPTHTYPSFEADHFGGLSVWRGKFDKSSGTVTLDRAAKTGTVDVTTQLASISTGNAKLDEHLQTNEFFDVAKYPDAVYKGTMKFKGDKPVEVVGNLTMHGVTKPLTLKIDSFKCMPHPMLKREVCGIDAVGEFSRDDFGLDYGKQYGFKMQTKLLITAEAVKQDAAKQ, via the coding sequence TTGAGCAAGCATCTGATGATCGCGGCGGGCGCGCTCGCCGCCGCCCTGTCGTTCCCGGCATTCGCCGACGTGTCGACGTACCAGTTCGACCCGACCCACACGTACCCGAGCTTCGAGGCCGACCACTTCGGCGGCCTGTCGGTGTGGCGCGGCAAGTTCGACAAGTCGAGCGGCACGGTGACGCTCGATCGCGCCGCGAAGACGGGCACGGTCGACGTGACGACCCAGCTCGCGTCGATCAGCACCGGCAACGCGAAGCTCGACGAGCACCTGCAGACGAACGAGTTCTTCGACGTCGCGAAGTACCCGGACGCGGTCTACAAGGGCACCATGAAGTTCAAGGGCGACAAGCCGGTCGAGGTGGTCGGCAACCTGACGATGCACGGCGTGACCAAGCCGCTGACGCTGAAGATCGATTCGTTCAAGTGCATGCCGCACCCGATGCTCAAGCGCGAAGTGTGCGGCATCGACGCGGTCGGCGAGTTCAGCCGCGACGATTTCGGCCTCGACTACGGCAAGCAGTACGGCTTCAAGATGCAGACCAAGCTGCTGATCACGGCAGAAGCGGTCAAGCAGGACGCCGCCAAGCAGTAA
- a CDS encoding MFS transporter yields the protein MHAAVTPSRSIASSPRVWRAVVAASIGNALEWFDLVVYGFFAVTISKLFFPAGNDTVSLLFTLGTFGVSFFMRPLGAIVLGAYADRAGRKAALTLSILLMMAGTLIIAVLPTYGTIGVAAPLILVAARLLQGFSAGGEFGSATAFLAEHVQERRGFFASWQVASQGLTTLLAAGFGTVLNAQLTAAQMAAWGWRIPFFFGLLIGPVAYYIRAKVDETPEFLAAGSAASPLRDTFASHKARLVASIGTIVVGTVATYLVLFMPTYGVKELGLSPSAAFAAILVVGVIQMAFAPLVGHWSDRYGRVRVMIVPAIGILVLIYPAFAYLVAHPDFGTLIAVQIVLAFLMTGYFAGLPALLSEVFPVQTRTTGMSLAYNVGVTIFGGFGPFIIAWLIRATGMKTAPSFYLMFAAVLSLAALVVLRRRFGFR from the coding sequence ATGCATGCCGCTGTCACGCCGTCTCGTTCCATCGCCTCGTCGCCGCGCGTGTGGCGCGCGGTCGTCGCCGCGTCGATCGGCAATGCGCTCGAGTGGTTCGACCTCGTCGTCTACGGCTTCTTCGCGGTGACGATCTCGAAGCTGTTCTTCCCGGCCGGCAACGACACCGTGTCGCTGCTGTTCACGCTCGGCACGTTCGGCGTGTCGTTCTTCATGCGGCCGCTCGGCGCGATCGTGCTCGGCGCGTATGCCGACCGCGCGGGCCGCAAGGCGGCGCTGACGCTGTCGATCCTGCTGATGATGGCCGGCACGCTGATCATCGCGGTGCTGCCGACCTACGGCACGATCGGCGTCGCCGCGCCGCTGATCCTCGTCGCCGCGCGGCTGCTGCAGGGTTTTTCGGCGGGCGGCGAGTTCGGCAGCGCGACCGCGTTCCTCGCGGAGCATGTGCAGGAGCGGCGCGGCTTCTTCGCCAGCTGGCAGGTCGCGAGCCAGGGCCTCACGACGCTGCTCGCGGCCGGGTTCGGCACCGTGCTGAACGCGCAGCTCACGGCCGCGCAGATGGCCGCATGGGGCTGGCGGATTCCGTTCTTCTTCGGGCTGCTGATCGGACCCGTCGCGTACTACATCCGCGCCAAGGTCGACGAGACGCCCGAATTCCTCGCGGCCGGGAGCGCCGCGAGTCCGCTGCGCGACACGTTCGCGTCGCACAAGGCGCGCCTGGTCGCATCGATCGGCACGATCGTGGTCGGCACCGTCGCGACCTATCTCGTGCTGTTCATGCCGACCTACGGCGTGAAGGAACTGGGCCTCTCGCCGTCGGCCGCGTTCGCGGCGATCCTCGTCGTCGGCGTGATCCAGATGGCGTTCGCGCCGCTCGTCGGCCACTGGTCGGACCGTTACGGCCGCGTGCGCGTGATGATCGTGCCGGCCATCGGCATCCTCGTGCTGATCTATCCGGCGTTCGCGTACCTGGTCGCGCATCCGGACTTCGGCACGCTGATCGCGGTGCAGATCGTGCTGGCGTTCCTGATGACGGGCTATTTCGCAGGGCTGCCGGCGCTGCTGTCCGAGGTGTTCCCCGTGCAGACACGCACGACGGGGATGTCGCTCGCGTATAACGTCGGCGTGACGATCTTCGGCGGCTTCGGGCCGTTCATCATCGCGTGGCTGATCCGCGCGACCGGGATGAAGACCGCGCCGAGCTTCTACCTGATGTTCGCGGCGGTGCTGAGTCTCGCGGCGCTGGTCGTGCTGCGCAGGCGGTTCGGGTTCCGGTGA
- the secF gene encoding protein translocase subunit SecF — protein MEFFRIRKDIPFMRHALVFNVVSLVTFLAAVFFLFHRGLHLSVEFTGGTVIEVQYQQAAQLEPVRATLGKLGYADAQVQNFGTSRNVLIRLQLKQGLTSAQQSDQVMTALKAQSPDVTLQRVEFVGPQVGRELATDGLLALLCVVIGIVIYLSFRFEWKYAVAGIIANLHDVVIILGFFAFFQWEFSLAVLAAILAVLGYSVNESVVIFDRIRETFRRERKMTVQEVINHAITTTMSRTIITHTSTEMMVLSMFFFGGPTLHYFALALTVGILFGIYSSVFVAGSLAMWLGIKREDLIKDKKLAHDPDDPNAGAQV, from the coding sequence ATGGAATTTTTCCGCATCCGTAAAGACATCCCGTTCATGCGGCACGCGCTGGTGTTCAACGTGGTCTCGCTGGTCACGTTCCTCGCCGCCGTGTTCTTCCTGTTCCACCGCGGGCTGCACCTGTCCGTCGAGTTCACCGGCGGCACGGTGATCGAGGTCCAGTACCAGCAGGCCGCGCAGCTCGAGCCCGTGCGCGCGACGCTCGGCAAGCTCGGCTACGCCGATGCGCAGGTGCAGAACTTCGGCACGTCGCGCAACGTGCTGATCCGCCTGCAGCTCAAGCAGGGCCTCACGTCCGCGCAGCAGAGCGACCAGGTGATGACCGCGCTGAAGGCGCAAAGCCCGGACGTGACGCTGCAGCGCGTCGAGTTCGTCGGCCCGCAGGTCGGCCGGGAGCTCGCGACCGACGGCCTGCTCGCGCTCCTGTGCGTCGTGATCGGCATCGTGATCTACCTGTCGTTCCGCTTCGAATGGAAGTACGCGGTCGCCGGCATCATCGCGAACCTGCACGACGTCGTGATCATTCTCGGCTTCTTCGCGTTCTTCCAGTGGGAGTTCTCGCTCGCGGTGCTCGCGGCGATCCTCGCGGTGCTCGGCTACTCGGTGAACGAGTCGGTCGTCATCTTCGACCGGATCCGCGAGACGTTCCGCCGCGAACGCAAGATGACCGTGCAGGAAGTGATCAACCACGCGATCACGACCACGATGTCGCGCACGATCATCACGCACACGTCGACCGAAATGATGGTGCTGTCGATGTTCTTCTTCGGCGGCCCGACGCTGCACTACTTCGCGCTCGCGCTGACGGTCGGCATCTTGTTCGGCATCTACTCGTCGGTGTTCGTCGCGGGCTCGCTCGCGATGTGGCTCGGCATCAAGCGCGAAGACCTGATCAAGGACAAGAAGCTCGCGCACGATCCGGACGATCCGAACGCGGGCGCACAGGTGTAA
- the secD gene encoding protein translocase subunit SecD: MNRYPIWKYVVMVVALAIGFLYTLPNFFGESPAVQVSSGKATVKLDSATLSQVEAALTTAQIKPDDVTFENTAANANIRVRLKDTDTQLRVKDLLQKSLNADPNDPQYVVALNLQSASPRWLTALHALPMYLGLDLRGGVHFLLQVDMTGALTKKLDSDASDARTLLRDKNIRDGGVSRVDQSVVVNFSDPQTAEDARKVLASSVTELQWATQPGGGGVQVVGTFTPAVQKAVEDAALKQNLTTLHNRVNELGVSEPILQQQGSDRIVVELPGVQDTAKAKDIIGRTATLEARLADPINTHPNPNDPVPPGEELFTQGNQAPVLLKKDVIFTGDRIIDASAGFDEHQRPSVNIRLDSAGGRAVRAVSRENIGKPMAMVLFEKGKGEVLTVATIQSELGDRFQITGQPTPQAAADLALLLRAGSLAAPMDIIEERTIGPSLGADNIKMGVHSVIWGFAAIAVFMAAYYMLFGMISVIGLSVNLLLLVAVLSLMQATLTLPGIAAIALALGMAIDSNVLINERVREELRAGHPPQLAIQAGYSHAWATILDSNVTTLIAGLALLAFGSGPVRAFAIVHCLGILTSMFSAVFFSRGLVNLWYGGRKKLKSLAIGQVWKPEGATAGAASFDAADESTDTARAAKLAAPAKGDAPRAGKPQLRNRAQAGLPPKKPGSTQ; encoded by the coding sequence ATGAATCGTTACCCAATCTGGAAATATGTCGTGATGGTCGTGGCGCTCGCCATCGGCTTTCTGTACACATTGCCCAATTTCTTCGGCGAATCGCCGGCGGTGCAGGTGTCGAGCGGCAAGGCCACGGTCAAGCTCGACTCGGCGACGCTGAGCCAGGTCGAAGCCGCGCTGACGACCGCGCAGATCAAGCCGGACGACGTCACCTTCGAGAACACGGCCGCCAACGCGAACATCCGCGTGCGCCTGAAGGACACCGATACGCAGCTGCGCGTGAAGGACCTGCTGCAGAAATCGCTGAACGCCGACCCGAACGATCCGCAGTACGTCGTTGCGCTGAACCTGCAGAGCGCGTCGCCGCGCTGGCTGACCGCACTGCACGCGCTGCCGATGTATCTCGGCCTCGACCTGCGCGGCGGCGTCCACTTCCTGCTGCAGGTCGACATGACGGGCGCGCTGACGAAGAAGCTCGATTCCGACGCGTCCGACGCCCGCACGCTGCTGCGTGACAAGAACATCCGCGACGGTGGCGTGAGCCGCGTCGATCAATCCGTCGTCGTGAACTTCAGCGACCCGCAAACGGCCGAAGACGCCCGCAAGGTGCTCGCGTCGTCGGTCACCGAGCTGCAATGGGCGACCCAGCCCGGCGGCGGCGGCGTCCAGGTGGTCGGCACGTTCACGCCGGCCGTGCAGAAAGCCGTCGAAGACGCGGCGCTCAAGCAGAACCTCACGACGCTCCACAACCGGGTCAACGAGCTCGGCGTGTCGGAGCCGATCCTGCAGCAGCAGGGCAGCGACCGCATCGTCGTCGAGCTGCCGGGCGTGCAGGACACCGCGAAGGCGAAGGACATCATCGGCCGCACCGCGACGCTCGAAGCGCGCCTCGCCGATCCGATCAACACGCACCCGAACCCGAACGACCCCGTGCCGCCGGGCGAGGAGCTGTTCACGCAGGGCAACCAGGCGCCGGTGCTGCTGAAGAAGGACGTGATCTTCACCGGCGACCGCATCATCGACGCGTCGGCCGGCTTCGACGAGCACCAGCGCCCGTCGGTCAACATCCGCCTCGACTCGGCAGGCGGCCGAGCAGTGCGCGCGGTGTCGCGCGAGAACATCGGCAAGCCGATGGCGATGGTGCTGTTCGAGAAGGGCAAGGGCGAGGTGCTGACGGTCGCGACGATCCAGTCGGAACTCGGCGACCGCTTCCAGATCACCGGCCAGCCGACCCCGCAGGCCGCAGCCGACCTCGCGCTGCTGCTGCGCGCCGGCTCGCTCGCGGCGCCGATGGACATCATCGAGGAACGCACGATCGGCCCGAGCCTCGGCGCCGACAACATCAAGATGGGCGTGCACTCGGTGATCTGGGGCTTTGCCGCGATCGCCGTGTTCATGGCCGCGTACTACATGCTGTTCGGCATGATCTCGGTGATCGGCCTGTCGGTGAACCTGCTGCTGCTCGTCGCGGTGCTGTCGCTGATGCAGGCGACGCTGACGCTGCCCGGCATCGCCGCTATCGCACTTGCGCTCGGCATGGCGATCGACTCGAACGTGCTGATCAACGAGCGCGTGCGCGAGGAACTGCGCGCCGGCCATCCGCCGCAGCTCGCGATCCAGGCCGGCTACTCGCACGCGTGGGCGACGATCCTCGACTCGAACGTCACGACGCTGATCGCCGGCCTCGCGCTGCTCGCGTTCGGCTCGGGCCCGGTGCGCGCGTTCGCGATCGTGCACTGCCTCGGCATCCTGACGTCGATGTTCTCCGCGGTGTTCTTCTCGCGCGGACTCGTCAACCTCTGGTACGGCGGCCGCAAGAAGCTGAAGTCGCTCGCGATCGGCCAGGTGTGGAAGCCGGAAGGCGCGACCGCCGGCGCCGCATCGTTCGACGCCGCGGACGAATCGACCGACACCGCGCGCGCCGCGAAGCTCGCCGCGCCCGCGAAGGGCGACGCGCCGCGCGCCGGCAAGCCGCAGCTGCGCAACCGCGCACAGGCCGGCCTGCCGCCGAAGAAACCGGGCTCGACCCAATAA
- the yajC gene encoding preprotein translocase subunit YajC: protein MPFISNAFAQGAAGGAESSLMSFLPLILMFAVLYFIMIRPQMKRQKEHRNMLSAMAKGDEVVTSGGVVGKVTKVSEAYIGVEIAEGTEITVQKAAVTTILPKGTIKSL, encoded by the coding sequence GTGCCGTTTATTTCCAATGCCTTCGCGCAAGGTGCCGCGGGTGGCGCCGAATCGAGCCTGATGAGCTTCCTGCCGCTCATCCTGATGTTTGCCGTGCTCTATTTCATCATGATCCGCCCGCAGATGAAGCGCCAGAAGGAGCACCGCAACATGCTCTCGGCCATGGCCAAGGGCGACGAGGTCGTCACGAGCGGCGGGGTCGTCGGCAAGGTGACGAAGGTCTCGGAAGCCTACATCGGCGTCGAGATCGCCGAAGGCACCGAAATCACCGTGCAGAAGGCCGCTGTCACGACCATTCTGCCGAAGGGCACGATCAAGTCGCTGTAA
- the tgt gene encoding tRNA guanosine(34) transglycosylase Tgt yields MTEGPSHDHDMHAGHAHARPDNGLKFDLLTTDGHARRGRVTLNHGVVETPIFMPVGTYGTVKAIQPRELHEIKAQIILGNTFHLWLRPGLDTIDAHGGLHGFMGWNKPILTDSGGFQVFSLGDLRKITEDGVTFASPINGDKLFLSPEVSMQIQKVLNSDIVMQFDECTPYATNGVPTTHKEAADSMRMSLRWAKRSLDEFNRLGNPNALFGIVQGGMFEDLRDESLAGLAELDFHGLAIGGLSVGEPKEDMMRVLRHVGPKLPAHKPHYLMGVGTPEDLVDGVANGIDMFDCVMPTRNARNGWLFTRFGDVKIRNATHKNSLKPLDPSCACYTCQNFSRGYLHHLHRVGEILGAQLNTIHNLHYYLQLMSEIREAIETHTFDAFRQRFAEDRARGVD; encoded by the coding sequence ATGACCGAAGGCCCTTCCCACGATCACGATATGCACGCCGGGCACGCGCACGCGCGCCCCGACAACGGCCTGAAATTCGACTTGCTGACGACCGACGGCCACGCGCGGCGCGGCCGCGTGACGCTCAACCACGGTGTCGTCGAGACGCCGATCTTCATGCCGGTCGGCACCTACGGCACCGTGAAGGCGATCCAGCCGCGCGAGCTGCACGAGATCAAGGCCCAGATCATCCTCGGCAACACGTTCCACCTGTGGCTGCGGCCGGGCCTCGACACGATCGACGCGCACGGCGGCCTGCACGGCTTCATGGGCTGGAACAAGCCGATCCTCACCGATTCGGGCGGCTTCCAGGTGTTCTCGCTCGGCGACCTGCGCAAGATCACCGAGGACGGCGTCACGTTCGCGTCGCCGATCAACGGCGACAAGCTGTTCCTGTCGCCGGAAGTGTCGATGCAGATCCAGAAGGTTCTGAACTCGGACATCGTGATGCAGTTCGACGAGTGCACGCCCTACGCGACCAACGGCGTGCCGACCACGCACAAGGAAGCGGCCGACTCGATGCGGATGTCGCTGCGCTGGGCGAAGCGCTCGCTCGACGAGTTCAACCGGCTCGGCAACCCGAACGCCCTTTTCGGGATCGTCCAGGGCGGGATGTTCGAGGACCTGCGCGACGAATCGCTCGCGGGCCTCGCCGAGCTGGATTTCCACGGCCTCGCGATCGGCGGGCTGTCGGTCGGCGAGCCGAAGGAAGACATGATGCGCGTGCTGCGGCACGTCGGCCCGAAGCTGCCGGCGCACAAGCCGCACTACCTGATGGGCGTCGGCACGCCGGAGGACCTCGTCGACGGCGTCGCCAATGGCATCGACATGTTCGACTGCGTGATGCCGACCCGCAACGCGCGCAACGGGTGGCTGTTCACGCGCTTCGGCGACGTGAAGATCCGCAACGCGACGCACAAGAATTCGCTGAAGCCGCTCGACCCGAGCTGCGCGTGCTACACGTGCCAGAACTTCTCGCGCGGCTACCTGCACCACCTGCACCGGGTCGGCGAGATTCTCGGCGCGCAGCTCAACACGATCCACAACCTGCACTACTACCTGCAGCTGATGAGCGAGATCCGCGAGGCGATCGAGACCCATACGTTCGACGCGTTCCGCCAGCGCTTCGCGGAGGACCGCGCAAGAGGGGTCGACTGA
- the queA gene encoding tRNA preQ1(34) S-adenosylmethionine ribosyltransferase-isomerase QueA, which produces MFTLSDFDFNLPPELIAQTALPDRTASRLLEVDNTAAPARLVDRRFAELPSCIAPGDLLVFNDTKVLKARFFGHKASGGKVEVLIERVTGTHTALAQIRASKSPGPGTTLTLADAFDVTVGERVEPFFTLHFPAPCLTLIEQYGRLPLPPYIEHDPDATDETRYQTVYASNPGAVAAPTAGLHFDEPLLAKLDAMGVERATLTLHVGAGTFQPVRVENIAEHKMHSEWYELPQSLVDRIAATRARGGNVIAVGTTSMRALEAAARDAAAAGRPLAATQAETDIFITPGYAFRVVDRLVTNFHLPKSTLLMLVSAFAGVDTIRAAYQHAIDERYRFFSYGDAMLLTRRDTPQAGA; this is translated from the coding sequence ATGTTCACGCTTTCCGATTTCGATTTCAATCTGCCGCCCGAGCTGATCGCGCAAACCGCGCTGCCCGACCGCACCGCGAGCCGCCTGCTCGAGGTCGACAACACGGCCGCGCCGGCCCGCCTCGTCGATCGCCGTTTCGCCGAGCTGCCGTCGTGCATCGCGCCCGGCGACCTGCTCGTGTTCAACGACACCAAGGTGCTGAAGGCGCGCTTCTTCGGCCACAAGGCCAGCGGCGGCAAGGTCGAGGTGCTGATCGAGCGCGTGACGGGCACCCACACCGCGCTCGCGCAGATCCGCGCGAGCAAGTCGCCCGGGCCCGGCACGACGCTGACGCTGGCCGACGCGTTCGACGTGACGGTCGGCGAGCGCGTCGAGCCGTTCTTCACGCTGCACTTCCCGGCGCCGTGCCTGACGCTGATCGAGCAGTACGGCCGCCTGCCGCTGCCGCCGTACATCGAGCACGACCCCGACGCGACCGACGAGACGCGCTACCAGACCGTCTACGCGAGCAACCCGGGCGCGGTCGCCGCGCCGACGGCCGGCCTGCACTTCGACGAGCCGCTGCTCGCGAAGCTCGACGCGATGGGCGTCGAGCGCGCGACGCTGACGCTGCACGTCGGCGCGGGCACGTTCCAGCCGGTGCGGGTCGAGAACATCGCCGAGCACAAGATGCACAGCGAGTGGTACGAATTGCCGCAGTCGCTGGTCGACCGGATCGCCGCGACCCGCGCGCGCGGCGGCAACGTGATCGCGGTCGGCACGACGTCGATGCGCGCGCTCGAAGCCGCGGCGCGCGACGCCGCCGCAGCGGGCCGCCCGCTCGCCGCGACGCAGGCCGAGACCGACATCTTCATCACGCCCGGCTACGCGTTTCGCGTGGTCGACCGGCTCGTGACGAACTTCCACCTGCCGAAATCGACGCTGCTGATGCTCGTTTCGGCGTTCGCGGGCGTCGACACGATCCGCGCCGCCTACCAGCACGCGATCGACGAGCGCTACCGCTTCTTCAGCTACGGCGACGCGATGCTGCTCACGCGCCGCGACACGCCGCAGGCAGGCGCGTAA